The Hevea brasiliensis isolate MT/VB/25A 57/8 chromosome 1, ASM3005281v1, whole genome shotgun sequence genome has a window encoding:
- the LOC110641034 gene encoding protein SMALL AUXIN UP-REGULATED RNA 12-like translates to MFSIGRPKWKCMPMGLAPAMSFSHIHIPQNTRGLSFTSTLHITSLSLSLSLSLSLSTIVINTPIAFLYPPVTSTTTFSLFLVSPRPQHQLLTILYLFFASMAIRKSNKLAQTAVLKQILKRCSSLGKKHGYDDDGLPLDVPKGHFAVYVGENRSRYIVPISFLTHPEFQCLLRQAEEEFGFDHDMGLTIPCEEVVFRSLTSSLR, encoded by the coding sequence ATGTTCTCAATAGGAAGGCCAAAATGGAAGTGTATGCCAATGGGTTTGGCTCCCGCCATGTCCTTTTCTCACATACACATACCCCAAAACACCCGTGGCTTGTCCTTTACCTCCACACTCCACattacctctctctctctctctctctctctctctctctctctctcaactatcGTCATAAATACCCCCATAGCCTTCCTCTATCCTCCCGTCACCTCCACTACTACATTTTCTCTTTTTCTCGTATCTCCCCGTCCTCAGCATCAGCTTCTTACCATTCTCTACCTCTTCTTTGCTTCAATGGCCATCAGGAAATCCAACAAACTAGCTCAAACAGCAGTCCTCAAGCAAATTCTCAAGAGATGTTCAAGCTTAGGCAAGAAGCATGGCTATGATGATGATGGCCTCCCTCTTGACGTACCTAAAGGACATTTTGCTGTTTATGTTGGTGAAAACAGAAGTAGATACATAGTTCCTATCTCCTTCTTGACTCACCCAGAATTCCAATGCCTGCTTCGACAAGCTGAAGAAGAGTTTGGATTTGATCACGATATGGGACTTACCATTCCCTGTGAGGAGGTTGTTTTTCGCTCGCTAACATCATCACTCAGATGA